AAGGTTGTCTCAACAAATaaaagttgtcgaacaactgttCAGTTGTTTAAgcgactttatttttttttttaaacttaataatattgtgggattcaattatcatctttttttaattaaagacttgagagggtatttcaacttatttttctctcaaaattacccCCTCTCTAATGGTTTGACACCAAGTATACCACAATGGGAGGAACCGACCCAAGACCCGACCAAGaggcaaaaataataaatacGTAAATCGCTCAAGAACCTTGCATTCTTTATCGATTAGATCAAACTAAGATGGAGAGTTTCAAGTGCTATCAATTACATTGAATCATATTTCAGGTCATTTAAATGATTTATTTCCTGTTAATAATATACAATTACAATAACAAACTAAAGCAATTtgtataatattttcaaaaattgaaaatcaaaattatcAAATCGAAATTTTAATTACGCATCATATGTATATTCCCTATCTGAAAGAGATACATTTCGTTTTCTGGTTAATGTATTAAAtaaaacaatttattttttaaaaaaagaatgaggaaccCTAATAAGACAAAATACTAGGTTCAAATTGTGACTTTTGTGATTTATAAAGTTGTCGGGTCTTTTTTTGTcagtaaaaaaagacaaaaactaagATCCCCTTTCTGACATTCTCTTTGATGTGGACATACGCCACGTGTACATAATATAATATCAAATCTAACGAACAACGATCTTAACCGGTTCGGGTCAACTTCCGAACCCGGTTCTTTTCTCCCGGAGTTTCATCAATGTCAATGCAgctcatcatcataattttcatttcattttcttaattaaTCCCCCCTAATTTACTGTCACTTTCCCTTACTCTAATTCGTCATTCATTtcttaattataataataataattattataataataataataataataatagttttctTCCTTCATTAATCCAATTTTAATTGCAACTGAGCTGctttaattttaacaaaaaccCAGCTCCGATTCTGCATTAATCATCCACCCTGTTTTCCCATTATTCcattttgggatttttgttttaaaaatgtgTTATTGTGGGAGGATCCGTTGAGACATTTTATCGATCAGTTTGTGTGCATTGGAATCTTAAAGGATTTTCTTGGATGCGATTGATAGAGAAACGGCGCCATTAGATGGCGCTGTTCAGACGATTCTTCTATAGGAAGCCGCCGGATCGGCTTCTTGAGATCTCTGAACGGGTCTATGGTATGTTTTTCTTCCCCTAATTCTCCTGTTTTACGCGTTTCTCTCTATCGTTTTTGCCTCTAAGAATGCCTTGCATCACCTACATTTTTGTTTATCAGTTTTGTAGTAATAGGAAAAAGTTTCTCTAATGGCTTTTGGgtataaattttcaattttccagCTGATTTTGGAAGAAAAGCTTAAATGATCGTATCCTAGTTAGCTGCATTTGAAGCTAGACCTCACACATTTCGAAATGTCTGTCGTTTAGTTTTACCTATGAGAATATCAGCAAATTGCTTCGAAGTGAATGAGCTGAAAAATAATTAGTGTTGGGAAAATTCAGCTTCTTGTTGAGAAAACAACATATCCGTGTAATCCCACGTTATTTCGTGAGGTAGAGAGTTTCTTGTTGAAAGAATACTGAAAATATGATGCTCCATCATTTTGGTAGTTTGCCTCGCTATTGTGCTCTGTTGTAGTTACTgttcctcttttcttttttaagaatGCTTTGTGGGCAtgatttcttcactttttttttcccGATCTGCTTTGGTATGCTTTTCCTCGAGACGAGGGTCTATTGAGAACAACATCTCTACCTCACAAGTTAAGGGTAAGGTCTGGTTaaactctaccctccccagatccgaCTTGTgggattattttgagaaaatataatagaagaatattattgaattattgtatCTCCATGGTTACACGGAGACCTTATTTATAGGTACCACATTTCAATCCTTTTCCAAATAGGATTCTATATATTATTCCTATTCTTACTCatatttttacaattatattgggtatgtttttgttgttgccTAGCTGTTCTGCTCTGTGGCTTGGAAGGTGAACttaatttacaattttaagtGATGCCCGTAAAGCTTACTATCTTCGTTATCTTAAAGGTGGATGTAACTTGAACTAATAATTTATGTGGTTGGTTTTATGACTAATGATGCTTCTctgcttttcttttttattcacaCTTCTCAGTGTTCGATTGTTGCTTCTCAACGGACACATTGGACGAATATGAGTACAAGACGTACCTGGGAGGTATTGTAGCTCAGCTGCAGGACCACTATCCAGATGCTTCTTTCATGGTTTTTAATTTCAAAGAAGGAGATCACAAGAGTCAAATATCAGATATATTAACGCAGTATGATATGACGGTCATGGATTATCCTCGAAAATATGAAGGGTGTCCAGTATTGCCACTGGAAATGATCAAGCACTACTTGCGATCCAGTGAGAGCTGGCTTTCAATCGAGGGCCAACAAAATGTACTGTTGATGCACTGTGAGAGGGGAGGGTGGCCTGTACTTGCTTTCATGCTTGCTGGCCTTCTTTTGTACAGAGAACAATACACTGGTGAGCAGAAGACTCTTGACATGGTATACAGGCAAGCTCCTAGGGAACTTCTTTATGTTTTATCGCCTTTGAATCCACAGCCATCTCAGCTTAGATATCTTCACTATATCACCACAAGAAATATTGGCTTAGATTGGCTGCCATCAGATATACCTTTTGCTTTAGATTGTATCATACTCAGGGTCCTTCCTCAATTTGATGGTGGGAGGGGCTGCCGGCTGGTGCTTCGTGTCTATGGTTTGGACCCTGCTTCACCGACGTCCAATAGGAGTTCTAAACTCCTCTTTTCAACTTCCAAGACAAAACAACATGGTCGCCTCTACCGACAGGTAATGCTAAGCTTCAAATGTTTGAGCCTTACAGGTAATTAGCTGAAATCTGAAGTATTGTGCTGACTTCTCCTCTCCAGGAAGAGTGTGCACTGGTGAAAATAGATATCCACTGCCGTGTTCAAGGAGATGTTGTTCTTGAGTGCATGCATTTGGAAGATGATCTAGTTAGGGAAGTAATGATATTCAGAGTTATGTTTCACACCGCATTTATTCGCTCAAATGTTTTGATGTTAACTCGTgatgaaattgatgttccatggGATGCAAAAGACCAATTCTCTAGGGAGTTCAAAGCAGAGGTTTGGTATTTATTCCTCGAACTTAGCTCTTCATTCATTATCCTTTAACAGGGAACTATAGGAGTTGAAGAATGCTCATTACTGTACCAGGTACTCGTTTCGGATGCTGATGCTCTTCCATCTATTATCACCACTGAAGCACCAGTTGAAGATGATAATGAGACTGAAAGTGCTTCACCAGACGAGTTCTTTGAGGCAGAAGAGATATTCTGCAATGCTGTTGATGGACAGGATGGAAGAACGGAATCTGATGCCCATTCAGTTCAGGACAGTGTGCATGAAGATGAAAGCATTGAAATATGGAAAGAGGAATTGGAACACCATGCCTTTCAAGACTCTGCATTTGTTGAAGGGAATCGCAAACTTGAAGGAAATATGGATTCTACTCAACAAGCATCAAAAACAAATGGTTTAGGGGATAAGGACGATTTGATAAACTCCAAGGCTGTTCTTTCTGATGTTTCTAGTCCCAAGGACTCAGAAGTAGAAACACCGGGGGTAAGTATCATGTTAGACGAAGGGGACGATAAGCAAGATGTAGAAGGAACCTTTAGACGAGAGAGGCAAGGTTCACGGTTGACTACTGATATCAGTAACAAAAAAAATGCAAAGGCACCTTCATCTCCAAAGAAACAGCTAGCATCCAACTCCAAACTTGCCGCTGATGGGATTGGACCCAAAAATAAATCTAAACAGAAAGAATCCCTGAACACTTTGTCGCGAATAGCAAAGCCAAATGCAGTGTCTCGGTGGATCCCTTCTAATAAAGGTTCTTACACTAATTCAATGCATGTGGCATATCCAGCTTCAAGGTATAAGAGTGCTCCACCTGCACTTGCTGTCAGAGATTCTCAATCTGGGTATAAATCAAAATCGCCCTCTCCACGATCTTCTTCAGAAGTTAAAATTCCAGTTGGAGCAGGTCATATTCCAAAGAAACGCTCTTCATGTCCTGCATCATTAGACATGTCAACTGTCAAGGGGGCACGTGTTGCAATGACCTCTTCCTCAGAATCAGTTGAAAGCCCGACACTGGACCTTCAGGCATCCCCTCCAAGTTCTTCACTGCCTTCATTTCAATATCCAAGCTCTTTATCACTTGAATTGCCTCCTATTCAGGAAGCAAGTACTAACATGCCAGCTTCCGCAACGCCACCTGAGTCTTCGCAGGAAGGACATATTATAACTACTTCTTTGACCCACCACTCCTTCCCTTCCCCACCTTCAACCCCACCCCCACCTCTGCCTTCTCAAATCCTATCACTTAGTCATTATGTCAAATCCACATCACCACCTCCACCTCCACCTCCACCTCCACCCCCACCTCCTCCTTACCCTCCCTCTCCACCTTCACCATCAAATAGCTTGAGAAAGACTCATATGGGTAGCTCTCATAGTCATAACATTAAATCCTTTTCACCACCACCCCCGCCTCCCCCTCCGTCATCAAATGGGTCAAGAATGGCTCATATGTGTAGCTCTCCTCCTCCTCCCGCACCTTTATCACCCACATTATCTACTGTACCGAGAGTTGGTAGGTTATTGTCACCAACCCCCTCACCCACTTCTTCACCAAATGCGGCTTGTGCAACGTCCTCCTTTGTATCATCAAGTCCATTGCCACCTTCACCTCCACCTCCATCTCTACCTCCATCTCCACATGCACCCACTGCACAAAAGTTAGAAAGGTTTGGGATGTCCACTTCACCACTACCAcctcctccccctccccctccccctccccctatcCCTACAATTTGCAGTGTCCCTCCACCACCTCCACCACCTCCATCATTTCCAATTGTGTCTGGAGTTTCTTCTTTGTTATCAGTGAGTGCTCCACCATCACCAGATCTTCCTTCTTCACTTGAGCTACCTTCTTTACTTGGTGCTTCGGCTTCGCCTCCCCCACCACCTCTTATGCAAGTTTCTCCTCCTTCACCATCATCACCATCCTTACAGAGTGATTCACTTCCACCTACCTCAACTCCTTCCCAAAATGCACCTCCTCCACCTTTGCCTCCACTAAGTCCACCTCCATGTCCACTGCCACCTCCACCTCCACCTCCACCTCCACCCCCATATGTTTCAAGAAATTCTCCAACGTCATTTCTGCCACCACCTCCGCCACCTCCACCTCCACCCCCATCTGTTTCAAGAAATTCTCCGACGTCATTTCTGCTTCCACCTCCACCTCCACCTCCACCAAGAAATGATCCGACCCCAATTCAACCTCTATCTGCACTTCCACctccacccctacccccacctgTTTCAAGAAATTCTCCGACATTAGTTCTGCCTCCACCTCCTCCACCCCTACCTCCTTCAAGAAATTCTCCAGCACCAACTCCCCCTCCCCCACCCCTTTCGTACAGTATTCCACCTGCGCCAAATCCACCTTCAATTCTTTGTCCTCGTCCTCTTTCCACCCTATCTTCTTTATCTAGAGCACCACCACCGCCTCCACCACCTCCTCCCCCACCTCCTTTGCATGTTGCATGTTTACCATCTCCT
The Capsicum annuum cultivar UCD-10X-F1 chromosome 6, UCD10Xv1.1, whole genome shotgun sequence DNA segment above includes these coding regions:
- the LOC107875964 gene encoding formin-like protein 20 isoform X4; translation: MALFRRFFYRKPPDRLLEISERVYVFDCCFSTDTLDEYEYKTYLGGIVAQLQDHYPDASFMVFNFKEGDHKSQISDILTQYDMTVMDYPRKYEGCPVLPLEMIKHYLRSSESWLSIEGQQNVLLMHCERGGWPVLAFMLAGLLLYREQYTGEQKTLDMVYRQAPRELLYVLSPLNPQPSQLRYLHYITTRNIGLDWLPSDIPFALDCIILRVLPQFDGGRGCRLVLRVYGLDPASPTSNRSSKLLFSTSKTKQHGRLYRQEECALVKIDIHCRVQGDVVLECMHLEDDLVREVMIFRVMFHTAFIRSNVLMLTRDEIDVPWDAKDQFSREFKAEVLVSDADALPSIITTEAPVEDDNETESASPDEFFEAEEIFCNAVDGQDGRTESDAHSVQDSVHEDESIEIWKEELEHHAFQDSAFVEGNRKLEGNMDSTQQASKTNGLGDKDDLINSKAVLSDVSSPKDSEVETPGVSIMLDEGDDKQDVEGTFRRERQGSRLTTDISNKKNAKAPSSPKKQLASNSKLAADGIGPKNKSKQKESLNTLSRIAKPNAVSRWIPSNKGSYTNSMHVAYPASRYKSAPPALAVRDSQSGYKSKSPSPRSSSEVKIPVGAGHIPKKRSSCPASLDMSTVKGARVAMTSSSESVESPTLDLQASPPSSSLPSFQYPSSLSLELPPIQEASTNMPASATPPESSQEGHIITTSLTHHSFPSPPSTPPPPLPSQILSLSHYVKSTSPPPPPPPPPPPPPPYPPSPPSPSNSLRKTHMGSSHSHNIKSFSPPPPPPPPSSNGSRMAHMCSSPPPPAPLSPTLSTVPRVGRLLSPTPSPTSSPNAACATSSFVSSSPLPPSPPPPSLPPSPHAPTAQKLERFGMSTSPLPPPPPPPPPPPIPTICSVPPPPPPPPSFPIVSGVSSLLSVSAPPSPDLPSSLELPSLLGASASPPPPPLMQVSPPSPSSPSLQSDSLPPTSTPSQNAPPPPLPPLSPPPCPLPPPPPPPPPPPYVSRNSPTSFLPPPPPPPPPPPSVSRNSPTSFLLPPPPPPPPRNDPTPIQPLSALPPPPLPPPVSRNSPTLVLPPPPPPLPPSRNSPAPTPPPPPLSYSIPPAPNPPSILCPRPLSTLSSLSRAPPPPPPPPPPPPLHVACLPSPPLSATPPPPPPPPPPPLPGAPPPPPVPPPPPCAGPPGPPTPPPPPCGGPPDPPPPPPPPGGGPPPSPPPPGGGPPPPPPPPGRAPPPPPPPGGGTLGPPPSGGRAPGPPPPPPPGGRAPGPPPPPPPGGGAPGPPPPPGGPRPPGGGPPPPPLFGSKGPGAAGRGLPAGRAPALSRSRSTLKPLHWSKVTRALQGSLWEELQRHGEIQVAPEFDVSEIEVLFSATPKSSSVGKSGGKKKSAESKPDKVHLIDLRRANNTEIMLTKVKMPLPDMMAAALAMDESILDADQVENLIKFCPTKDEMDLLKGYTGDKELLGKCEQVPRVESKLRVFLFKIQFKSQVTDFKKSLNTVNSACEEVRSSLKLKEILKKILFLGNTLNQGTARGSAIGFKLDSLLKLTDTRATNNKMTLMNYLCQVLASKSPALLDFHEGLVSMEAASKIQLKSLAEEMQAIIKGLEKVKKELESSANDGPVSEIFCKTLKEFIGASEAEVGSLRELYSVAGRNADALALYFNEDPAKCPFEQVTATLLNFVRLFRKAHDENLKQAELEKKKAQKEAEAENAEGSSLRKKG